Proteins from a single region of Cydia amplana chromosome 17, ilCydAmpl1.1, whole genome shotgun sequence:
- the LOC134655612 gene encoding silk gland factor 1 yields MISQKLSYGDVPTSAALSSLSPGLAPPYVNSMGCMPAQPYPNLYSNNMVAGGSCMGSPGVGYSPPSTMASCMGGAGGVPYGSLPREQEAASPTSALQRARNDKTYRRSYTHAKPPYSYISLITMAIQNNPTRMLTLSEIYQFIMDLFPFYRQNQQRWQNSIRHSLSFNDCFVKVPRTPDKPGKGSFWTLHPDSGNMFENGCFLRRQKRFKDEKKEVIRQAQKATHGHGHHGGHEKRDHHDKGGELRAPGGGVGDDKEMRDELLAQLHAAPELCLPEHTPLALEHYAQLKQEPPGYAPAPHPFSITRLLPGADTKSDLKMYDVNYGYGHSAENYYQSSLYHHHHAHAQPPL; encoded by the coding sequence ATGATCTCGCAGAAGCTGTCGTACGGCGACGTGCCGACGTCCGCGGCGCTGAGCTCGCTGTCGCCGGGCCTCGCGCCGCCCTACGTGAACAGCATGGGCTGCATGCCAGCCCAGCCCTACCCGAACCTGTACTCCAACAACATGGTGGCCGGCGGCTCGTGCATGGGCTCCCCGGGCGTGGGCTACTCGCCGCCCAGCACCATGGCGTCCTGCATgggcggcgccggcggcgtGCCCTACGGGTCCCTGCCGAGAGAACAGGAGGCCGCCTCGCCGACCTCGGCGCTCCAGCGAGCGCGGAACGACAAAACCTACCGCCGCTCCTACACGCACGCGAAACCGCCCTACTCCTACATCTCGCTCATCACCATGGCCATCCAGAACAACCCCACGCGAATGCTGACGCTCTCGGAAATCTACCAGTTCATCATGGATTTATTCCCGTTCTACAGACAAAACCAGCAGCGCTGGCAGAACTCCATCCGGCATTCGCTATCTTTCAACGACTGCTTCGTGAAAGTTCCGCGGACGCCCGACAAGCCCGGGAAAGGGTCGTTCTGGACGCTGCATCCGGACAGCGGGAACATGTTTGAGAACGGCTGTTTCCTCCGTCGTCAAAAGCGATTTAAAGATGAGAAGAAGGAGGTGATTAGACAAGCGCAGAAAGCGACGCACGGGCACGGACATCACGGGGGGCACGAGAAGAGAGATCACCACGATAAGGGCGGGGAGCTCCGCGCGCCTGGCGGCGGCGTCGGCGACGACAAAGAGATGCGTGACGAGCTGCTCGCTCAGCTCCACGCCGCGCCCGAGCTGTGCCTGCCCGAGCACACGCCGCTCGCGCTGGAGCACTACGCGCAGCTGAAGCAGGAGCCGCCGGGGTACGCGCCCGCGCCGCACCCCTTCAGCATCACGCGGCTGCTGCCCGGAGCCGACACCAAGTCCGACCTGAAGATGTACGACGTCAACTACGGGTACGGGCACTCGGCGGAGAACTACTACCAGTCGTCGCTGTACCACCACCACCACGCGCACGCGCAGCCGCCCTTGTGA